A single genomic interval of Alistipes provencensis harbors:
- the nqrB gene encoding NADH:ubiquinone reductase (Na(+)-transporting) subunit B, which yields MDNIKPTFSKGGKLGFLESTFDAFETFLFVPNTTTRKGAHIRDCNDMKRTMIMVVVALMPAFFFGCYNTGIQVGLEGFQAFFYGLVRVLPMVCVSYIVGLGIEFGFAQARGHEVNEGFLVSGLLIPMIMPVSTPLWMVGLATAFAVVFGKEVFGGTGMNVFNPALLARAFAFFAYTPSMSGETVWYSDWTMMGAHVDGITGATALEQLSTTNAMAYSPLDAFLGFIPGSFAETSTLAILIGAAILLFTGIASWRTMVSVFVGGLAMGYLFQALGVTTYPAWWHLIVGGFAFGAVFMATDPVTSAQTDKGKYIVGFMTGALAVLIRVVNPAYPEGMMLSILFMNALAPLVDYYVVEANIARRKKRVKLAK from the coding sequence ATGGACAATATCAAGCCCACGTTCTCGAAAGGCGGGAAGCTGGGCTTTCTGGAGTCGACGTTCGATGCGTTCGAAACGTTCCTCTTCGTACCCAACACCACGACCCGGAAGGGTGCGCACATCCGCGACTGCAACGACATGAAACGTACGATGATCATGGTCGTCGTAGCGCTGATGCCGGCGTTCTTCTTCGGCTGCTACAACACGGGCATTCAGGTCGGACTCGAAGGCTTTCAGGCCTTCTTCTACGGACTGGTCCGCGTGCTGCCGATGGTCTGCGTCTCGTATATCGTGGGTCTGGGCATCGAATTCGGGTTCGCGCAGGCGCGCGGCCACGAGGTCAACGAGGGTTTCCTCGTCTCGGGTCTGCTGATCCCGATGATCATGCCGGTGTCGACCCCGCTCTGGATGGTCGGACTGGCGACGGCTTTCGCCGTGGTCTTCGGCAAGGAGGTCTTCGGCGGTACGGGTATGAACGTCTTCAACCCCGCGCTGCTGGCCCGTGCCTTCGCATTTTTCGCCTACACCCCCTCGATGTCGGGTGAGACGGTCTGGTATTCCGACTGGACGATGATGGGCGCGCATGTCGACGGCATCACCGGCGCCACGGCCCTCGAGCAGCTCTCGACGACCAACGCAATGGCTTACTCGCCGTTGGACGCCTTTCTGGGATTCATCCCCGGATCGTTCGCCGAAACCTCGACGCTGGCCATCCTGATCGGCGCCGCCATCCTGCTGTTCACGGGCATCGCCTCGTGGCGCACGATGGTCTCGGTGTTCGTCGGCGGACTGGCCATGGGCTATCTGTTCCAAGCGCTCGGCGTGACGACCTATCCCGCGTGGTGGCATCTGATCGTCGGCGGCTTCGCCTTCGGCGCGGTCTTCATGGCCACGGACCCCGTGACCTCGGCGCAGACCGACAAGGGCAAGTACATCGTAGGCTTCATGACCGGTGCGCTGGCCGTGCTGATCCGCGTGGTGAACCCGGCCTATCCCGAGGGCATGATGCTTTCGATCCTCTTTATGAATGCGCTGGCGCCGCTGGTCGACTACTATGTGGTCGAGGCCAACATCGCCCGCCGCAAGAAACGTGTCAAACTCGCAAAATAG
- the nqrC gene encoding NADH:ubiquinone reductase (Na(+)-transporting) subunit C, which yields MATKKFKCNVCGYIHEGDAAPANCPVCGVPASEFTELKQEKKGMFSDKNGNAYIIMYSTVMVVIVAVLLAVAALALKPRQDANDLNEKKQNILASLSAQDQSYDEYIDAYVVDKEGRRIEGEDVFALLNDLPGTFEAGKFPIFEAKDGRVVIPVTGMGLWGPVWGYVALEKDMDTVSGIIMAHKGETPGLGAEIATPKYQANFVGKTIFEGDKFVSVTLRKGGAKDPAHEVDAISGGTKTSDGVTAMLYNSLENYLPLLEAKRAAATTAPAAKVSNEENVENNE from the coding sequence ATGGCAACGAAAAAATTCAAATGCAATGTCTGCGGCTACATCCACGAAGGTGACGCCGCACCCGCCAACTGCCCTGTCTGCGGAGTTCCCGCATCGGAATTCACCGAGCTGAAACAGGAGAAGAAGGGCATGTTCAGCGACAAGAACGGCAACGCCTATATTATAATGTACTCGACGGTGATGGTCGTCATCGTGGCCGTGCTGCTGGCCGTGGCGGCCCTCGCCCTCAAACCCCGTCAGGACGCCAACGACCTGAACGAGAAAAAGCAGAATATCCTCGCATCGCTCTCGGCGCAGGACCAGTCCTACGACGAGTATATCGACGCCTATGTCGTGGACAAGGAGGGCAGGCGGATCGAAGGCGAGGATGTCTTCGCGCTGCTCAACGACCTGCCGGGCACGTTCGAGGCGGGCAAATTCCCGATCTTCGAGGCCAAGGACGGCCGTGTGGTCATCCCCGTCACGGGCATGGGCCTCTGGGGTCCGGTCTGGGGCTATGTGGCCCTCGAGAAGGACATGGACACCGTGTCCGGCATCATCATGGCCCACAAGGGCGAGACCCCGGGTCTCGGCGCCGAGATCGCCACACCGAAGTATCAGGCCAATTTCGTCGGCAAGACGATCTTCGAGGGCGACAAATTCGTCTCGGTGACGCTCCGCAAGGGCGGCGCCAAGGACCCCGCGCACGAGGTGGACGCCATCTCGGGCGGTACGAAGACCTCCGACGGCGTGACGGCCATGCTCTACAACAGTCTGGAGAACTACCTGCCCCTGCTGGAGGCCAAGCGTGCCGCTGCGACTACCGCCCCTGCGGCAAAAGTGTCTAACGAAGAAAATGTAGAAAACAATGAGTAA
- a CDS encoding NADH:ubiquinone reductase (Na(+)-transporting) subunit D — translation MEKEPLFSAKNLKFLTGPFSANNPVIVQILGICSALAVTVQLKPAIVMALSVTVVTGFANLVMSLLRNGVPSRIRIIVQLVVIAALVILVDQVLKAFVYEVSKQLSVYVGLIITNCIVMGRVEAFALANKPWASFLDGLGNGLGYGLILVIVAFFRELFGSGSLMGFRIIPESWYMAEGGFYSNCGLMLFPPMALIIVGCIIWVHRSRNKDLQEK, via the coding sequence ATGGAAAAAGAGCCTTTGTTTTCGGCTAAGAACCTGAAATTCCTGACGGGCCCGTTTTCGGCGAACAACCCGGTCATCGTGCAGATCCTCGGTATCTGCTCGGCGCTGGCCGTCACCGTACAGCTCAAGCCCGCCATCGTTATGGCACTCTCCGTGACGGTCGTCACGGGATTTGCAAACCTCGTGATGTCGCTGCTGCGCAACGGCGTTCCCTCGCGCATCCGCATCATCGTCCAGCTCGTCGTCATCGCCGCGCTGGTGATCCTCGTCGACCAAGTGCTCAAGGCATTCGTTTACGAAGTCTCGAAGCAGTTGTCGGTCTATGTCGGACTTATCATCACCAACTGTATCGTCATGGGCCGCGTCGAGGCCTTCGCACTGGCCAACAAGCCTTGGGCATCGTTCCTCGACGGTCTGGGCAACGGTCTGGGCTACGGCCTGATTCTGGTGATCGTGGCCTTCTTCCGCGAGTTGTTCGGCTCGGGCAGCCTGATGGGTTTCCGCATCATCCCCGAAAGCTGGTACATGGCCGAGGGCGGTTTCTATTCGAACTGCGGACTGATGCTCTTCCCGCCGATGGCGCTGATCATCGTGGGCTGCATCATCTGGGTGCACCGTTCGCGCAACAAGGACTTACAGGAAAAATAG
- the nqrE gene encoding NADH:ubiquinone reductase (Na(+)-transporting) subunit E, giving the protein MESLNIFIRSIFIDNMVFAFFFGMCSYIAVSKSVKTALGLGAAVTFVMVMTVPLNYLLYEFVLKAGALSWAGLPDVDLNFLSFIVFIATIAAFVQLVEMAVEKFSPTLYSQLGIFLPLIAVNCAIMGGSLFMQQKVDAAEISSLWQSIVYGLGSGLGWWLAIVMMAAIREKTTYSHIPAALKGPGIAFIITGLMGIAFMIFSGIQF; this is encoded by the coding sequence ATGGAATCATTGAATATCTTTATCCGGTCGATCTTTATCGACAACATGGTCTTCGCCTTCTTCTTCGGCATGTGTTCCTACATCGCCGTGTCGAAGAGCGTGAAGACGGCCCTCGGCCTCGGCGCCGCCGTTACGTTCGTGATGGTGATGACCGTGCCGCTGAACTACCTCTTGTATGAATTCGTGCTGAAGGCCGGCGCGCTCTCGTGGGCCGGACTACCCGACGTAGACCTGAACTTCCTGTCGTTCATCGTCTTTATCGCCACCATCGCGGCTTTCGTGCAACTGGTGGAGATGGCCGTCGAGAAATTCTCCCCGACGCTTTACAGCCAGTTGGGTATCTTCCTGCCGCTGATCGCCGTGAACTGCGCCATCATGGGCGGCTCGCTCTTCATGCAGCAGAAGGTCGACGCCGCCGAGATTTCGTCGCTCTGGCAGTCGATCGTCTACGGTCTGGGCTCGGGTCTGGGCTGGTGGCTGGCGATCGTGATGATGGCCGCCATCCGCGAGAAGACGACCTATTCGCACATCCCCGCGGCGCTCAAAGGCCCCGGCATTGCTTTCATCATCACCGGTCTGATGGGTATCGCCTTCATGATCTTCTCGGGCATCCAGTTCTAA
- the nqrF gene encoding NADH:ubiquinone reductase (Na(+)-transporting) subunit F — protein sequence MTTTILIAIAAFLVITLVLVALLLYAKAKLVSSGDVTIDINNGEKVIKTESGSTLLATLANNKVFLPSACGGGGSCGMCKCQVLEGGGDILPTETGFITRKMAKEHWRLGCQVKVKENMKIHVEEAVLGVKKWECTVVSNRNISTFLKEFVVKLPEGENLKFRSGGYIQIDIPKYDAIKFSDMDVDEKYRADWDKFKMWDLVATNPEPTFRAYSMANHPAEGNIIMLNIRIATPPFDKATGGFMKVNPGICSSYVFSRKPGDKITISGPYGEFFLPDNLPDTQELIFIGGGAGMAPMRSHLMHLFKTEKTAKPVSFWYGARALKEVPYLDEFHQIEKDFPNFKFNLALDRPDPEADAAGVKYTPGFVHNVLYENYLKNHQAPEDCIYLMCGPPMMIASVVKMLDDLGVPPENILYDNFGS from the coding sequence ATGACTACAACGATTTTAATAGCGATCGCCGCATTTCTGGTAATCACGCTCGTGCTGGTCGCACTGCTTCTCTATGCGAAGGCCAAGCTGGTATCGTCGGGCGACGTGACGATCGACATCAACAACGGCGAGAAGGTCATCAAGACCGAGAGCGGCTCGACGCTGCTCGCTACGCTGGCCAATAACAAGGTGTTCCTGCCTTCGGCCTGCGGCGGCGGCGGTTCGTGCGGCATGTGCAAATGTCAGGTGCTCGAAGGCGGCGGCGACATCCTGCCCACCGAAACGGGATTCATCACGCGCAAGATGGCCAAGGAGCACTGGCGTCTGGGCTGTCAGGTGAAGGTGAAGGAGAACATGAAGATCCACGTCGAAGAGGCCGTTCTGGGCGTCAAGAAATGGGAATGCACCGTGGTCTCGAACCGCAATATCTCGACTTTCCTCAAGGAGTTCGTCGTGAAGCTGCCCGAGGGCGAGAACCTCAAGTTCCGCAGCGGCGGCTACATCCAGATCGACATTCCGAAGTACGACGCCATCAAGTTCTCGGACATGGACGTGGACGAGAAGTACCGCGCCGACTGGGACAAGTTCAAGATGTGGGATCTCGTCGCCACCAACCCCGAACCGACGTTCCGTGCCTACTCGATGGCCAACCACCCGGCCGAGGGCAACATCATCATGCTCAACATCCGTATCGCCACGCCTCCGTTCGACAAGGCCACGGGCGGCTTCATGAAGGTCAACCCGGGTATCTGCTCGTCGTATGTCTTCTCGCGCAAGCCGGGCGACAAGATTACGATTTCGGGTCCTTACGGCGAGTTCTTCCTGCCGGACAACCTGCCCGACACGCAGGAGCTGATCTTCATCGGCGGCGGTGCGGGCATGGCCCCGATGCGCAGCCACCTGATGCACCTGTTCAAGACCGAGAAGACCGCCAAACCGGTGTCGTTCTGGTACGGTGCGCGTGCGCTGAAGGAGGTTCCCTACCTCGACGAGTTCCACCAGATCGAGAAGGATTTCCCCAACTTCAAGTTCAATCTGGCGCTCGACCGTCCCGATCCCGAGGCGGACGCCGCCGGGGTGAAATACACGCCGGGCTTCGTGCACAACGTGCTCTACGAGAACTACCTCAAGAACCATCAGGCTCCCGAGGACTGCATCTACCTCATGTGCGGACCTCCGATGATGATCGCCTCGGTGGTCAAGATGCTCGACGACCTCGGCGTGCCGCCGGAGAATATTCTCTACGACAACTTCGGTTCGTAG